The Dehalococcoidales bacterium DNA segment CTGCGCCCCTCTTCTCTTTTCTTCCTCATTCCTTTACCAAAGAGCCTGTCCTGGGCTTGCCGAAGGGAAGGGGGACAGGGGGATGGATTAAGAACACAATATGTTGGTTAAGTTCCTTGCCTGGGTAAAGAGATATCCAGTTGCCGACAAATTCTTCTGGCCAGGAGGGTTTCTATTTCCCGGTGGCGGGGAACCGTCGCAATATGCCCGTTCTCTGGATTCAGGGAAACTGAATGTTTGGCACCCTCTCGATTGAGCACGCAGCCTTCTCTGGTCAGATGGCTGATGAGGTCACGGCGTTTCATGGAGTTACACTTGAATCTGTATCTTCCTCTTCAGAACTTCCCCACCTGAGCCTTTATCTTTCATTTCACGCCGGGTTTCCAGGATAAGCTGCACCGCTTCCTTCAGATTTTCTTCTACCTCTTTAATCGTCTTGCCCTGACTGAAAGCCCCAGGGACAGCATCCACCCACCCAATGTACCATTTATCCCGTTTTTCAATAGTAGCTTCGAAAGTTCGCTCCATGCCCTGCCTC contains these protein-coding regions:
- a CDS encoding type II toxin-antitoxin system HicB family antitoxin, with product RQGMERTFEATIEKRDKWYIGWVDAVPGAFSQGKTIKEVEENLKEAVQLILETRREMKDKGSGGEVLKRKIQIQV